A part of Paenibacillus sp. sptzw28 genomic DNA contains:
- a CDS encoding FliA/WhiG family RNA polymerase sigma factor, with translation MIEPKAHHLANLATWQRWKEYGDIEAKKLLIEHYLTLVDYVSNRMAIGLPKNVSKDDLASNGVMGLIDAIEKFDYRRGLQFETYASWRIRGAIIDGLRQGDWVPRSVREKAKKVEEAYQHLEQQVLRSVTDSEISRYLNVSEKEFGQMLQEIAVTTVCSLEDPIREEESETRLSLLVDEKAKNPDYKVHEFFLKESLVRGIDRLTAKERTVISLFYYEELSLSEIAEVMSLSPSRISQLHSKAILRLRGALDKQREQLMQH, from the coding sequence CGAGCCGAAAGCACACCATTTGGCAAACCTCGCCACTTGGCAAAGGTGGAAAGAATACGGGGACATTGAAGCAAAGAAACTGTTGATCGAACACTACTTGACACTGGTCGATTATGTCAGTAACCGAATGGCAATCGGCTTACCGAAAAATGTGTCAAAAGACGATCTTGCAAGCAATGGCGTGATGGGGTTAATCGATGCGATAGAGAAGTTCGATTACAGACGAGGTCTCCAGTTCGAAACTTATGCTTCATGGAGAATACGCGGTGCGATTATTGACGGATTGCGACAAGGCGACTGGGTACCGCGTTCCGTCCGCGAGAAGGCGAAGAAGGTTGAAGAAGCGTACCAGCATTTGGAGCAGCAGGTGCTGCGCTCGGTAACGGATTCCGAAATAAGCCGGTATCTGAATGTGAGCGAGAAAGAGTTCGGACAAATGCTCCAGGAAATTGCGGTTACCACCGTATGCTCGCTTGAAGATCCGATTCGCGAGGAAGAATCGGAAACGCGCCTATCGCTGCTGGTTGATGAGAAAGCGAAGAACCCGGATTACAAGGTTCACGAATTTTTTCTGAAGGAATCGCTTGTTCGAGGGATTGACCGGTTAACGGCAAAAGAGAGAACGGTTATTTCATTGTTTTATTATGAAGAGCTGTCTCTTAGTGAAATTGCGGAAGTGATGTCATTGTCGCCGTCACGTATATCACAGCTTCATTCCAAAGCGATTTTAAGGTTGCGGGGGGCTCTAGACAAACAAAGGGAACAATTGATGCAGCATTAA